AACCTTGTTTTTGTTTGTGTTTTGGATTTTCACAAATCACCATGACGTGGCCTTTGCGACGAATGACTTTGCATTTTTCGCAAATAGGCTTTACAGAAGGTCTTACCTTCATGTTGACTACCTCCCTAAAGTTTTGCGAAGCAAAACTCTCTTCCTAAGGATTAGCTAGGTTGCGGCGCAATCCTAACTTCTAACATGTGATCGAGCTCTGCTCGGCAAAGCCCTCTTCACAAAGATGAACAAGTCTTACGTATCGTAAAACTTGTCTCGATAGCAGCCTGTATTACAGACTATCCCATCATACTGTAAAGACTAAACTACAATCAACCTTAATATAGTACCACAAAATAAAAGTAAAAGATATGGTATCTATTTACGATACGTGATACGTCCCTTGGTCAGATCATAAGGTGATAATTGAACCACTACTTTGTCTCCCGTCAGGATCCGAATAAAGTGCATCCGCAATTTACCGGATACGTGAGCGAGAATTTGATGACCGTTCTCAAGCTCTACCTTGAAGGTAGCGTTAGGCAACGGCTCAACCACCGTTCCTTCTACTTCAATGACATCTTCTTTGGACACATTCAGTCTCCTTTCTCTTCGGCATTAGCATTGGCGGATGCTATATATACGCTAACTGCATGACGCAGTTTACCGTTTGTCACCCTACCGCTTTCTTGCAAACTTTGAACAACCTCGCTACTGATCATGGACTGAAGTTCAAGATGTTGAACGTTCTTACGTTTAGGATGATCAAATTTGCGTTTGTCTCCATTCGCGATCAACACGAATCGGTCATCCACAATATCAATGATCACATAAACGTCGCTTGCATCTCTGCCTTTCAGCACCTTCGCCAGCTGGCCAACTTGTGGTACGGAGCGGTGCATCATTATAACCACCTACTCATCCAGCTTGGTAAGGATCTCCATGCCGTCCGCCGTGACTGCTACTGTATGCTCAAAATGAGCACAGAGTGAACCGTCCACCGTAACGACTGTCCAATTATCTTCCAGCGTTCTTACGAATCGCTCTCCCGCATTTACCATCGGTTCAATAGCAAG
The window above is part of the Paenibacillus lutimineralis genome. Proteins encoded here:
- the rpmJ gene encoding 50S ribosomal protein L36; the encoded protein is MKVRPSVKPICEKCKVIRRKGHVMVICENPKHKQKQG
- the infA gene encoding translation initiation factor IF-1, producing MSKEDVIEVEGTVVEPLPNATFKVELENGHQILAHVSGKLRMHFIRILTGDKVVVQLSPYDLTKGRITYRK
- a CDS encoding KOW domain-containing RNA-binding protein yields the protein MMHRSVPQVGQLAKVLKGRDASDVYVIIDIVDDRFVLIANGDKRKFDHPKRKNVQHLELQSMISSEVVQSLQESGRVTNGKLRHAVSVYIASANANAEEKGD